A genomic region of Corticium candelabrum chromosome 6, ooCorCand1.1, whole genome shotgun sequence contains the following coding sequences:
- the LOC134181106 gene encoding uncharacterized protein LOC134181106 — MAALMEVTCNSDSDSSSEREMEREVTVICGCTKKSKCARARSSGRGCVCKANKINCTPLCNCSRTCCTNRADATNDPSSASAVHRQLPPRERFYSGDEVRITCTTTLSLN, encoded by the exons ATGGCTGCCCTGATGGAAGTGACTTGCAACAGCGATTCAGACTCATCCAGTGAACGAGAAATGGAAcgcgaagttaca GTGATTTGTGGTTGCACTAAGAAGAGCAAGTGTGCCAGAGCGCGGTCAAGTGGTCGTGGATGCGTTTGCAAGGCAAACAAGATCAACTGCACGCCTTTGTGTAACTGTAGCCGCACGTGTTGCACAAATAGG GCTGACGCCACAAATGATCCGTCATCTGCGAGTGCTGTCCATCGTCAGCTTCCTCCGAGGGAGCGCTTCTATTCGGGAGATGAAGTCAGG ATTACCTGCACGACTACTTTGTCTCTGAATTAA
- the LOC134180866 gene encoding transient receptor potential cation channel subfamily M member-like 2, which produces MDSVSRQPSVAPTASVAEQPADAESFITRHFKKRECGRIVPQKEQPDRCCCGRPVKKDHSTTLSQPESRNGNNGWKVERDTYSVATDAFGEMEFAGRTASKSKAKYVRLSSDSKEQDVLKLLIDYWIPKKTPKPRLVISVTGGSSRFHLNSRIRNIITNGLVKMATTSNAWVMTGGFHRGVMKMVGQALKDQTDNQGNRVPVIGFATWGFTRNRNSLVNGSVNSASTTRCYKPDKQLAMDATSLPLDSNHTHFILVDDGTVEQPYRCNDLLKKFRDMLGKETDGDCGVTVPLVTVLVGGGVGSMDIVQSTLEANLPVVVVKGSGRLADLLSDVYENLKSLKRPDKNKIESVIRSKMNSSLWKSVSTESWKTWADNVVVPSMQKVFEDESLLTIYDASDPTSFTTLPDLDFVILKLILTRAKTSNLDEAVRLAIEWNRADILREEILSQAIDLKDLMNWNSLMDAALVADSHEFVRLFIEHAVVDFEEYMNDMKLVYLYNRPGEVEDPVKLDKEQIDKICSKLFRTCFGQPVMQSVFPAFTDESEMFRILFIWALLTNRWKLAEVFWTYGPEPMAAALAAGVFLSSMADCIANNPLYEDTTKVYRDQQWNWGKRALRVLEECYRKNSVLTETLIKCTSDRWGKQTPIKLAIANQNMEFTGHVAVQRVLSRAWNRDLVSENATWKNVKDKGKKLLKKFPTFYTSPIAKYIVNLTSYLVFLCIFSYNLLVRWDNMTPTVLEILTMVWVVSLLAEDLLMIRSTVGFTWYDKLSKWFRYPLNIIKGAAFCFYVLGLSLRYVPNDDDNFYSSTLRWARMMFSIDVCLFFLRGLDFFLVHKELGPKLSMIYKMIGDVIVFIAILLVWILSYGIAVQALLFPFQDASWEMLKNVFYIPFWQLHGELFLDYVEGKENSNCIISHHVSVNGTLSDHTICPRKEWLVLVLLAVYVSVTVIILLNLLIAIFNDTYSTIQNEAHLLWKYQRYRVVVDYIHKSPFPHPFAWLTVLHLMVTAKQPKKEDSALYKMKSELSRDQLDSMVTLEAQSLERVIKANKDIELD; this is translated from the exons ATGGACAGCGTGAGCAGACAACCTAGTGTAGCTCCTACCGCAAGCGTTGCTGAACAGCCTGCCGACGCAGAATCGTTCATTACAAGACACTTCAAGAAACGAGAATGCGGACGCATTGTACCGCAAAAGGAGCAGCCTGATAG ATGTTGCTGCGGACGGCCTGTGAAGAAAGACCATAGTACTACGTTGTCTCAGCCGGAAAGCAGAAATGGAAACAATGGATGGAAGGTCGAGCGCGACACGTATAGCGTTGCAACCGACGCTTTCGGCGAAATGGAGTTTGCTGGAAGAACGGCGAGCAAATCAAAGGCTAAG TACGTACGCCTGTCTTCTGATTCGAAAGAACAGGACGTACTGAAACTTTTGATTGACTACTGGATACCAAAAAAAACTCCCAAACCGCGTCTGGTTATTTCCGTAACAGGAGGAAGCTCACGCTTTCATCTTAACTCTCGTATCAGAAATATTATAACAAATG GTTTGGTAAAGATGGCAACGACAAGCAACGCGTGGGTGATGACGGGTGGTTTTCATCGAGGAGTGATGAAGATGGTCGGTCAGGCCTTGAAGGACCAGACCGACAATCAAGGAAACAGAGTTCCGGTCATCGGTTTTGCCACGTGGGGGTTCACAAGGAATAGAAATAGTCTTGTAAACGGGTCTGTAAACAGTGCATCAACAACACGTTGCTACAAACCCGACAAGCAATTGGCAATGGATGCGACATCTCTACCACTGGATTCAAACCACACGCACTTCATATTGGTAGACGACGGTACCGTGGAGCAGCCGTATCGATGTAATGATTTGTTGAAGAAATTTAGAGACATGCTTGGCAAAGAAACAGATGGGG ATTGCGGAGTGACAGTACCGTTGGTCACTGTACTGGTTGGAGGCGGAGTAGGATCCATGGATATCGTGCAGTCAACACTGGAAGCAAACTTACCCGTCGTCGTTGTGAAAGGCAGCGGCCGCTTGGCTGATTTGCTTAGTGACGTTTACGAAAACTTGAAAAGTTTGAAAAG ACCtgacaaaaataaaatagaatcTGTAATTAGATCTAAAATGAATTCGTCTCTGTGGAAGTCGGTGTCAACAGAAAGTTGGAAAACGTGGGCTGATAACGTAGTAGTGCCCTCCATGCAGAAAGTGTTTGAAGAC GAATCACTGTTGACAATATACGATGCGTCTGATCCTACGTCTTTTACGACTCTTCCTGACTTGGATTTCGTTATATTGAAGTTGATCCTTACAAGAG CTAAGACTTCAAATCTTGATGAAGCAGTTCGCTTAGCGATAGAGTGGAACCGAGCAGACATATTGCGAGAAGAAATCTTGTCTCAAGCTATCGATCTGAAAGAC TTGATGAATTGGAATAGTCTGATGGATGCTGCTCTTGTGGCTGACAGTCACGAGTTTGTAAGGCTGTTTATCGAACATGCAGTCGTCGACTTCGAAGAATACATGAACGACATGAAACTCGTCTATTTGTACAACCGTCCCGGAGAG GTGGAAGACCCAGTGAAACTCGACAAAGAGCAGATCGACAAGATCTGCTCCAAGCTGTTTAGAACCTGTTTCGGTCAACCAGTAATGCAGAGTGTCTTTCCTGCTTTTACCGACGAGAGCGAAATGTTCAGAATCTTATTCATATGGGCACTGCTGACGAATCGATGGAAATTGGCCGAAGTCTTCTGGACGTACGGTCCGGAACCCATGGCAGCCGCTCTGGCAGCTGGAGTTTTTCTGAGCTCGATGGCTGACTGTATTGCTAACAACCCCCTCTATGAAGACACGACAAAAGTTTACAGAGATCAGCAATG GAATTGGGGAAAAAGAGCACTGAGAGTGCTGGAAGAGTGCTACAGAAAGAATTCTGTGCTGACAGAAACGCTTATCAAATGCACGTCTGACAGATGGGGGAAACAGACTCCTATCAAACTCGCCATTGCCAATCAAAATATGGAGTTTACAGGACACGTTGCTGTTCAGCGGGTGTTATCACGGGCTTGGAATAGAGACTTGGTATCTGAAAACGCAACATGGAAG AATGTGAAGGACAAAGGCAAGAAATTATTAAAGAAATTCCCAACGTTTTACACATCTCCAATAGCAAAGTATATTGTCAACTTG ACATCCTACTTGGTATTCTTGTGCATCTTCAGCTACAACTTGCTTGTACGATGGGATAACATGACTCCTACGGTACTGGAGATATTGACTATGGTCTGGGTTGTTTCACTTCTTGCAGAGGACTTGCttatg ATACGATCAACTGTTGGATTTACGTGGTATGACAAGCTATCTAAATGGTTTCGTTACCCATTGAACATCATCAAAGGAGCTGCATTTTGCTTCTACGTCCTCGGCCTATCTCTTCGTTACGTTCCCAACGACGACGACAACTTCTATTCGAGTACTCTTCGATGGGCCAGAATGATGTTCAGCATCGacgtctgtttgttctttctGAGAGGATTAGACTTTTTCTTAGTCCACAAGGAATTGGGACCAAAGTTGTCCATGATATACAAAATG ATTGGTGATGTGATTGTGTTCATTGCCATTCTTCTCGTCTGGATTCTCAGTTACGGTATAGCAGTACAAGCCCTTCTCTTTCCGTTTCAAGACGCGTCGTGGGAAATGCTGAAAAATGTCTTCTACATACCTTTCTGGCAGCTGCACGGAGAGTTATTTCTCGATTACGTTGAAG GTAAAGAAAATAGTAACTGCATTATCTCCCATCATGTGTCAGTGAATGGAACCCTGAGTGATCATACAATATGTCCTCGAAAAGAATGGCTTGTACTCGTGCTATTAGCTGTGTACGTGAGCGTCACCGTCATCATTCTACTCAATCTGCTCATTGCAATTTTCAA TGATActtacagtacaatacaaaacGAAGCTCATCTGCTTTGGAAGTATCAACGTTACAGAGTCGTGGTCGACTATATTCATAAATCACCCTTTCCGCATCCGTTCGCTTGGCTAACCGTACTTCATCTCATGGTTACTGCCAAACAGCCAAAGAAGGAAGACTCAG CTCTTTACAAGATGAAGAGTGagctatcacgtgaccaactgGATTCGATGGTGACTCTAGAAGCTCAGTCTCTGGAGAGAGTCATCAAGGCCAACAAAGACATTGAGCTGGACtga
- the LOC134180867 gene encoding collagen alpha-2(I) chain-like, with amino-acid sequence MMVSRLVSRTLCSSTPCNVIGFPGPIGLTAIPGPAVSSGAVGRTGEPGPAGPRGLPGIMATKGERGTPGSSWQMTIIGELGARSKVGAKGGKREILRVQANGVAKGDLESSSKYLQTYFNCDTIGSPWQSGESDGPFCNMDSYPIEKDVRASSFKMVVESLRGVGGGNIRFTLIKFKVVGKRSR; translated from the exons ATGATGGTTAGCAG GCTGGTGAGTCGAACACTCTGCAGCAGTACGCCATGCAACGTGATTGGTTTCCCTGGCCCTATCGGTCTGACTGCAATTCCTGGACCTGCTGTCTCGTCTGGAGCAGTGGGAAGAACCGGAGAGCCC GGCCCCGCCGGACCTCGAGGATTACCCGGAATCATGGCAACAAAAGGTGAAAGAGGGACGCCGGGAAGCTCATGGCAAATGACAATCATT GGTGAGCTTGGTGCACGAAGCAAAGTAGGTGCCAAAGGAGGGAAAAGAGAA ATTCTTCGAGTACAGGCGAATGGCGTAGCGAAAGGAGATCTAGAAAGCAGTTCAAAATATTTGCAAACATACTTCAATTGTGATACTATCGGTAGTCCTTGGCAATCTGGTGAGTCAGATGGTCCTTTTTGTAATATGGATTCTTATCCAATTGAGAAAGATGTGAGAGCTTCCTCGTTTAAAATGGTTGTAGAATCTTTACGTGGCGTCGGTGGTGGAAACATTAGGTTTACTTTGATAAAATTCAAAGTTGTAGGAAAACGGTCACGTTGA